The following nucleotide sequence is from Coffea eugenioides isolate CCC68of chromosome 3, Ceug_1.0, whole genome shotgun sequence.
AACGAATCATATACAGGTAACTGTCAAACATCAAACGTCAGTTGCAACTTGCAAGTGACTGACCTGCTCCACAAAATTGTCAACTGCAGATTGTGCACTGAGAAATCGTTGGATATAGGAATTTATCGACTCTGAATGTATTGTATTTGTCATCCCTGCAAAGAAGTAAGTTCTCAAGTATGGCAGTGCCCAGAACATACGCAAGGCATACAAACTGACTGCGTGCTTATTTCCATGGAGTCCATAACTGTCCATCATTTGTCTCCATCCTACTTCAAATTCATCAACCGAATGCAAATTATAAAGCCGAAGGAACTCAGATTTCCACTTGTCATACTGTGATGCAAGTAAGGTGGAGAACCAGTcagaaaattttgagatgatATGCCAGATGCAGAATGCATGCTTGGTCCTTGGCATTTCAGCGGCCAGCGCTTCTTTAAGCCACATGTTTTGGTCAGTCAAAATGGTCCCCGGAGCTTTACCATTCATGAAGCTCAAAAATGTCTGCCACACACCAAAAACAGCAATTCTTTTGTAGTGGAAGAAAGAAGGTTATCAGAAAAACCAACTTTTTAAACAGATGTAAATATGGCAATAGACCTATAACCCAGTATAGCAAATCAACTGAATTTTACTCCCAGTTGCCACCTTAATGGTGCTCAATCATAAATAGGGGCAGGATCAACTTGGTGCCATCATAGCAAAAGGAATATTTGATATTTACCATTTCACAGCAAGGGTGAGACTAATCTGCAAGTGTACACATACATGCATGGAAGAGGGAATGGAAAGGGAGCTGCTCACGTTCGTCATGATTCACTTTTAACAGAGCACAGATTTGGTGAGATATTTGTGTCCCTCTTAGTAAATGCAGTGTGGTCAGCTTTGAGTTTACTattaaagaaattttggatGATGAAGAGACGATGATACTCATCAATAAGTAAATACGCTAACCAAATCCGAGGTAGACGACTGAAATTGTATCCATCTCCGACAAATTTTTCAGGATCAAAAGTTTAGGTCGTATCAGTACTGGTCTCGGCAAACTTCATTTCAAGAAGCCTTATCACATCAATCTTTTTTTTGCGTACAGTATTAACTCCCCAAGGCACATGGAGATCCAACCTCCAAGACAAATGGCACTGATGACAAGCAGACTAAGTACAGTAAAATGTTTAACTAAAACTCATTATAAAGCTAAAAGACAACCCAaaagcaagaagaaaaatgcacaaTAACTGAGCATTGCTGTACTTACCTTCAAAGCCCATGAGAAAGATTGCATGTTTTCATCTCGAAGAAGTGCACAACCAAACAAGCAAGTCTTTCCATGATTGCCCACTCCAATCCAGATCCCAAGAAGCATATCATAAGCATCCAAGCGGTGAGTCGTGTCAAATACTAAGACATCTCCAAAAGCATCATACAACCTAATACATGAAGCATATGACCATGCAATGTTCTCTAACCTGTTGCTAGCATCTATCTTAAAGTTATATTTGAAGTTTGGATCTTTGtctttcttctccttgcatAACTTGAGAAGGTCAATGGGGTCATTGTCATGATCCACATTTCTGATGGATTGCAGCAAGTTCCTCACATCAATCTCAGTGAATGGAAGACAACCAATTTTAACACCCTTTTCTAACTCCATTAACCGTAGCATTTGTCTGACTGACATCCCAGCTTTAGCAAACATGCAAATACGACTTTTATCATCAGCAGATATCATGCAGTAGGCTGGTAGCAGCTGCACCTCATTTGATTTCAAGAGTTCATGGTTGTGGACATTGTTAAAACCAGTTATACGCCATTCAGGGACATCAAAGTCCATTCTTTTAACTATCCTCATATAAGCTTGACATCCACAGCGGGATGATTTTCGATTCCTTTGTAATTTTCCATCCTCAGAGGGTTTTAACTGAGGAAACCCACCCCGATGGCAGGCAAAATCCCTTCTTGTAACTCCCCTTCCCACACCATCTTTTCCACGGGTGCGATGACGCCTGATAGAGAAGCCATATTGCTTTGCAAAACTACAATAAAATTCATAGGCAGCATCTTGTGAGACAAACCGCTGGCCAATGAATGGGACAAGGTTCACGGATGTTTGGCGTGACAAAATAGTATCCTCAGGCATCTCCTCAATGGCACCAACATCATCTTGAGAAGAGTCGGTGCCATTTTCAGAATTCTCTTTCACAATGCTTACAATATCAGGCATCttttagaagaaaataagaCCTTAGATATTGTAATGACATGCTAAGTTTTTAAACAATAAAGATGGGCACACCCAGCCAAAATAACAGCCACTATCAAGAAGCACCATTTTCACCGATATCATTTAAGACCATAAAGGAACCtggggagaaaaggaaaaaggaaattatCATGCAACTCTGAGCAATCAACCTGCACACTGATAGGCTAAATCTAGGGAACTATAATAAGATTACAAATTCATGCAGCTTAAAATTCCAGCAGTAGAAAAGTAGCCAACAATGCCAAAACAATATTCTCCGAATTGGGGAAACAAAAAAGTTCATGCAGCATGTACATTTTTGCTACAACgaagtttaaaacaaaaagtGGCCTTCAATGCCTCAAAAGGATATGAACCAATTGACTAACTGCTCGTATTATAGCCGTGTCAGATATAGTCAGAATCTTTCTTACTGGTGTAACAAATCTGAGCTTGAGATGAGGTCCACATCAAGCACCACAGATATGTGATACTGAGTTCCGATACTTTCTTAAAGAATAGATTATGAAGATAACATTTCTGAAAAACTCCTGAAGAATATGGGGCAATTAGCAATCATGTTTAATTACCTAGAGATAgggtaa
It contains:
- the LOC113766926 gene encoding protein FAR1-RELATED SEQUENCE 11-like — its product is MPDIVSIVKENSENGTDSSQDDVGAIEEMPEDTILSRQTSVNLVPFIGQRFVSQDAAYEFYCSFAKQYGFSIRRHRTRGKDGVGRGVTRRDFACHRGGFPQLKPSEDGKLQRNRKSSRCGCQAYMRIVKRMDFDVPEWRITGFNNVHNHELLKSNEVQLLPAYCMISADDKSRICMFAKAGMSVRQMLRLMELEKGVKIGCLPFTEIDVRNLLQSIRNVDHDNDPIDLLKLCKEKKDKDPNFKYNFKIDASNRLENIAWSYASCIRLYDAFGDVLVFDTTHRLDAYDMLLGIWIGVGNHGKTCLFGCALLRDENMQSFSWALKTFLSFMNGKAPGTILTDQNMWLKEALAAEMPRTKHAFCIWHIISKFSDWFSTLLASQYDKWKSEFLRLYNLHSVDEFEVGWRQMMDSYGLHGNKHAVSLYALRMFWALPYLRTYFFAGMTNTIHSESINSYIQRFLSAQSAVDNFVEQVGAVVDAKDQPGGKQKMQQKVQKGLLITGSPIELHAANILTPYAFNKLQEELVLAPQYASLMVDESYFIVRHHTEMDGGCKVLWAPHDEFISCSCHHFEFTGILCRHVLRVLSTNNCFHIPDQYLPLRWREVLSASSKAPSSSSGDHPGKLHLFQSLISTLIAESIETDERLDVACEQVDFILARIKELPGPSSGTKEIPCDSPSDSLILPEVEDSDCVAQSSAYESMIKLKERRSRDGLDFYSKRRRCSFSCCGHFGHDANDCPLMGSDDLNGDGLGFL